A section of the Falco biarmicus isolate bFalBia1 chromosome 3, bFalBia1.pri, whole genome shotgun sequence genome encodes:
- the NRBP2 gene encoding nuclear receptor-binding protein 2 isoform X3 gives MKTSVNQGNMPGIQSTFLAMDTEEGVEVVWNELLFTDKKAFKAHEEKIKTMFEQLVLVDHPNIVKLHKYWLDVKDSKARVIFITEYVSSGSLKQFLKKTKKNHKAMNARAWKRWCTQILSALSFLHSCEPPIIHGNLTSDTIFIQHNGLIKIGSVWHRVFANALPDDLRSPIRIEREELRNLHFFPPEYGQKADGTAVDIFSFGMCALEMAVLEIQTNGDTRVSEEAIVRARHSLDDPNMREFILSCLTLNPDKRPTANNLLFHRVLFEVHSLKLLAAHCFINNQYLMPENVVEEKIKELDLNMVMAEIRREGRPGAQWRYSEVSFLELDKFLEDVRNGIYPLMNFAVSRPHALPRALSQPQEDPQKAKTPTPEPFDVETRKVVQMQCNMELNEDKTQWHLTLLLILEDKLHRQLSYDLLPTDNSKDLATELVHYGFIHEDDCEKLANFLENAFHKYRSPPL, from the exons ATGAAAACATCT GTCAATCAGGGGAACATGCCAGGCATCCAGAGCACCTTCCTTGCCATGGACACAGAGGAGGGTGTGGAGGTGGTGTGGAATGAGCTGCTCTTCACTGACAAGAAGGCCTTTAAAGCACACGAG GAGAAGATCAAGACCATGTTCGAGCAGCTGGTGCTTGTGGATCACCCCAACATCGTAAAGCTTCACAAATACTGGCTGGATGTGAAAGACTCAAAGGCACGG GTCATCTTCATCACAGAATACGTGTCCTCTGGGAGCCTGAAACAGTTcctgaagaaaaccaagaaaaaccaCAAGGCCATGAATGCCAGG GCCTGGAAGCGCTGGTGCACTCAGATCCTGTCTGCTCTCAG TTTCCTGCACTCCTGTGAGCCTCCTATCATCCATGGCAACCTTACCAGCGACACCATTTTCATCCAGCACAATGGGCTCATAAAGATTGGTTCAG TCTGGCACAGGGTGTTTGCAAATG CCCTCCCAGACGACCTGCGAAGCCCCATCAGGATTGAGAGGGAAGAGCTACGCAATTTGCATTTCTTCCCCCCGGAATACGGCC aaaaggcTGATGGGACTGCTGTGGACATCTTCTCCTTTGGGATGTGTGCACTGGAG ATGGCAGTGCTGGAGATCCAGACTAATGGGGACACACGAGTCTCAGAGGAGGCAATCGTGCGGGCACGACATTCTCTGGATGATCCCAACATGCGG GAGTTCATTCTGTCATGCTTGACCCTCAACCCAGACAAGCGACCAACAGCTAACAACCTGCTCTTCCACCGGGTTCTCTTTGAGGTCCATTCCCTCAAGCTACTGGCAGCACACTGCTTCATCAACAACCAGT ATCTGATGCCAGAGAATGTGGTAGAGGAGAAGATAAAGGAACTGGACCTCAACATGGTGATGGCAGAGATCCGGAGAGAGGGTCGGCCTGGAGCGCAGTGGAG GTACTCAGAGGTCTCCTTCCTTGAACTCGACAAATTCCTAGAAGACGTCAG GAATGGGATTTATCCCCTGATGAACTTCGCTGTTTCCAGACCCCACGCCCTCCCACGTGCActctcccagccccaggaggaCCCTCAGAAAGCCAAGACTCCCACCCCAGAGCCCTTTGATGTGGAGACCAGGAAG GTGGTGCAAATGCAGTGTAACATGGAGCTGAATGAAGACAAGACCCAGTGGCAT CTTACTCTTCTGCTGATCCTGGAGGACAAATTGCATCGACAGTTGAGCTACGACTTGCTGCCCA CTGATAACTCCAAGGACTTGGCCACAGAGCTGGTGCACTATGGATTCATCCATGAG gaCGACTGTGAAAAGCTGGCTAACTTCCTGGAAAACGCTTTCCACAAATACCGGTCTCCTCCCTTGTGA
- the NRBP2 gene encoding nuclear receptor-binding protein 2 isoform X5: MAVPEPDARLAQEKEEESEEESEILEESPCGRWQKRREQVNQGNMPGIQSTFLAMDTEEGVEVVWNELLFTDKKAFKAHEEKIKTMFEQLVLVDHPNIVKLHKYWLDVKDSKARVIFITEYVSSGSLKQFLKKTKKNHKAMNARAWKRWCTQILSALSFLHSCEPPIIHGNLTSDTIFIQHNGLIKIGSVWHRVFANALPDDLRSPIRIEREELRNLHFFPPEYGQKADGTAVDIFSFGMCALEMAVLEIQTNGDTRVSEEAIVRARHSLDDPNMREFILSCLTLNPDKRPTANNLLFHRVLFEVHSLKLLAAHCFINNQYLMPENVVEEKIKELDLNMVMAEIRREGRPGAQWRYSEVSFLELDKFLEDVRNGIYPLMNFAVSRPHALPRALSQPQEDPQKAKTPTPEPFDVETRKVVQMQCNMELNEDKTQWHFSSCR; the protein is encoded by the exons ATGGCGGTGCCGGAGCCGGACGCGCGGCTGGcgcaggagaaggaggaggagagcgaGGAGGAGAGCGAGATCCTGGAGGAGAGCCCCTGCGGGCGCTGGCAGAAGCGCCGGGAGCAG GTCAATCAGGGGAACATGCCAGGCATCCAGAGCACCTTCCTTGCCATGGACACAGAGGAGGGTGTGGAGGTGGTGTGGAATGAGCTGCTCTTCACTGACAAGAAGGCCTTTAAAGCACACGAG GAGAAGATCAAGACCATGTTCGAGCAGCTGGTGCTTGTGGATCACCCCAACATCGTAAAGCTTCACAAATACTGGCTGGATGTGAAAGACTCAAAGGCACGG GTCATCTTCATCACAGAATACGTGTCCTCTGGGAGCCTGAAACAGTTcctgaagaaaaccaagaaaaaccaCAAGGCCATGAATGCCAGG GCCTGGAAGCGCTGGTGCACTCAGATCCTGTCTGCTCTCAG TTTCCTGCACTCCTGTGAGCCTCCTATCATCCATGGCAACCTTACCAGCGACACCATTTTCATCCAGCACAATGGGCTCATAAAGATTGGTTCAG TCTGGCACAGGGTGTTTGCAAATG CCCTCCCAGACGACCTGCGAAGCCCCATCAGGATTGAGAGGGAAGAGCTACGCAATTTGCATTTCTTCCCCCCGGAATACGGCC aaaaggcTGATGGGACTGCTGTGGACATCTTCTCCTTTGGGATGTGTGCACTGGAG ATGGCAGTGCTGGAGATCCAGACTAATGGGGACACACGAGTCTCAGAGGAGGCAATCGTGCGGGCACGACATTCTCTGGATGATCCCAACATGCGG GAGTTCATTCTGTCATGCTTGACCCTCAACCCAGACAAGCGACCAACAGCTAACAACCTGCTCTTCCACCGGGTTCTCTTTGAGGTCCATTCCCTCAAGCTACTGGCAGCACACTGCTTCATCAACAACCAGT ATCTGATGCCAGAGAATGTGGTAGAGGAGAAGATAAAGGAACTGGACCTCAACATGGTGATGGCAGAGATCCGGAGAGAGGGTCGGCCTGGAGCGCAGTGGAG GTACTCAGAGGTCTCCTTCCTTGAACTCGACAAATTCCTAGAAGACGTCAG GAATGGGATTTATCCCCTGATGAACTTCGCTGTTTCCAGACCCCACGCCCTCCCACGTGCActctcccagccccaggaggaCCCTCAGAAAGCCAAGACTCCCACCCCAGAGCCCTTTGATGTGGAGACCAGGAAG GTGGTGCAAATGCAGTGTAACATGGAGCTGAATGAAGACAAGACCCAGTGGCAT TTTAGCAGTTGCAGGTGA
- the NRBP2 gene encoding nuclear receptor-binding protein 2 isoform X2, with protein sequence MAVPEPDARLAQEKEEESEEESEILEESPCGRWQKRREQVNQGNMPGIQSTFLAMDTEEGVEVVWNELLFTDKKAFKAHEEKIKTMFEQLVLVDHPNIVKLHKYWLDVKDSKVIFITEYVSSGSLKQFLKKTKKNHKAMNARAWKRWCTQILSALSFLHSCEPPIIHGNLTSDTIFIQHNGLIKIGSVWHRVFANALPDDLRSPIRIEREELRNLHFFPPEYGQKADGTAVDIFSFGMCALEMAVLEIQTNGDTRVSEEAIVRARHSLDDPNMREFILSCLTLNPDKRPTANNLLFHRVLFEVHSLKLLAAHCFINNQYLMPENVVEEKIKELDLNMVMAEIRREGRPGAQWRYSEVSFLELDKFLEDVRNGIYPLMNFAVSRPHALPRALSQPQEDPQKAKTPTPEPFDVETRKVVQMQCNMELNEDKTQWHLTLLLILEDKLHRQLSYDLLPTDNSKDLATELVHYGFIHEDDCEKLANFLENAFHKYRSPPL encoded by the exons ATGGCGGTGCCGGAGCCGGACGCGCGGCTGGcgcaggagaaggaggaggagagcgaGGAGGAGAGCGAGATCCTGGAGGAGAGCCCCTGCGGGCGCTGGCAGAAGCGCCGGGAGCAG GTCAATCAGGGGAACATGCCAGGCATCCAGAGCACCTTCCTTGCCATGGACACAGAGGAGGGTGTGGAGGTGGTGTGGAATGAGCTGCTCTTCACTGACAAGAAGGCCTTTAAAGCACACGAG GAGAAGATCAAGACCATGTTCGAGCAGCTGGTGCTTGTGGATCACCCCAACATCGTAAAGCTTCACAAATACTGGCTGGATGTGAAAGACTCAAAG GTCATCTTCATCACAGAATACGTGTCCTCTGGGAGCCTGAAACAGTTcctgaagaaaaccaagaaaaaccaCAAGGCCATGAATGCCAGG GCCTGGAAGCGCTGGTGCACTCAGATCCTGTCTGCTCTCAG TTTCCTGCACTCCTGTGAGCCTCCTATCATCCATGGCAACCTTACCAGCGACACCATTTTCATCCAGCACAATGGGCTCATAAAGATTGGTTCAG TCTGGCACAGGGTGTTTGCAAATG CCCTCCCAGACGACCTGCGAAGCCCCATCAGGATTGAGAGGGAAGAGCTACGCAATTTGCATTTCTTCCCCCCGGAATACGGCC aaaaggcTGATGGGACTGCTGTGGACATCTTCTCCTTTGGGATGTGTGCACTGGAG ATGGCAGTGCTGGAGATCCAGACTAATGGGGACACACGAGTCTCAGAGGAGGCAATCGTGCGGGCACGACATTCTCTGGATGATCCCAACATGCGG GAGTTCATTCTGTCATGCTTGACCCTCAACCCAGACAAGCGACCAACAGCTAACAACCTGCTCTTCCACCGGGTTCTCTTTGAGGTCCATTCCCTCAAGCTACTGGCAGCACACTGCTTCATCAACAACCAGT ATCTGATGCCAGAGAATGTGGTAGAGGAGAAGATAAAGGAACTGGACCTCAACATGGTGATGGCAGAGATCCGGAGAGAGGGTCGGCCTGGAGCGCAGTGGAG GTACTCAGAGGTCTCCTTCCTTGAACTCGACAAATTCCTAGAAGACGTCAG GAATGGGATTTATCCCCTGATGAACTTCGCTGTTTCCAGACCCCACGCCCTCCCACGTGCActctcccagccccaggaggaCCCTCAGAAAGCCAAGACTCCCACCCCAGAGCCCTTTGATGTGGAGACCAGGAAG GTGGTGCAAATGCAGTGTAACATGGAGCTGAATGAAGACAAGACCCAGTGGCAT CTTACTCTTCTGCTGATCCTGGAGGACAAATTGCATCGACAGTTGAGCTACGACTTGCTGCCCA CTGATAACTCCAAGGACTTGGCCACAGAGCTGGTGCACTATGGATTCATCCATGAG gaCGACTGTGAAAAGCTGGCTAACTTCCTGGAAAACGCTTTCCACAAATACCGGTCTCCTCCCTTGTGA
- the NRBP2 gene encoding nuclear receptor-binding protein 2 isoform X1, with translation MAVPEPDARLAQEKEEESEEESEILEESPCGRWQKRREQVNQGNMPGIQSTFLAMDTEEGVEVVWNELLFTDKKAFKAHEEKIKTMFEQLVLVDHPNIVKLHKYWLDVKDSKARVIFITEYVSSGSLKQFLKKTKKNHKAMNARAWKRWCTQILSALSFLHSCEPPIIHGNLTSDTIFIQHNGLIKIGSVWHRVFANALPDDLRSPIRIEREELRNLHFFPPEYGQKADGTAVDIFSFGMCALEMAVLEIQTNGDTRVSEEAIVRARHSLDDPNMREFILSCLTLNPDKRPTANNLLFHRVLFEVHSLKLLAAHCFINNQYLMPENVVEEKIKELDLNMVMAEIRREGRPGAQWRYSEVSFLELDKFLEDVRNGIYPLMNFAVSRPHALPRALSQPQEDPQKAKTPTPEPFDVETRKVVQMQCNMELNEDKTQWHLTLLLILEDKLHRQLSYDLLPTDNSKDLATELVHYGFIHEDDCEKLANFLENAFHKYRSPPL, from the exons ATGGCGGTGCCGGAGCCGGACGCGCGGCTGGcgcaggagaaggaggaggagagcgaGGAGGAGAGCGAGATCCTGGAGGAGAGCCCCTGCGGGCGCTGGCAGAAGCGCCGGGAGCAG GTCAATCAGGGGAACATGCCAGGCATCCAGAGCACCTTCCTTGCCATGGACACAGAGGAGGGTGTGGAGGTGGTGTGGAATGAGCTGCTCTTCACTGACAAGAAGGCCTTTAAAGCACACGAG GAGAAGATCAAGACCATGTTCGAGCAGCTGGTGCTTGTGGATCACCCCAACATCGTAAAGCTTCACAAATACTGGCTGGATGTGAAAGACTCAAAGGCACGG GTCATCTTCATCACAGAATACGTGTCCTCTGGGAGCCTGAAACAGTTcctgaagaaaaccaagaaaaaccaCAAGGCCATGAATGCCAGG GCCTGGAAGCGCTGGTGCACTCAGATCCTGTCTGCTCTCAG TTTCCTGCACTCCTGTGAGCCTCCTATCATCCATGGCAACCTTACCAGCGACACCATTTTCATCCAGCACAATGGGCTCATAAAGATTGGTTCAG TCTGGCACAGGGTGTTTGCAAATG CCCTCCCAGACGACCTGCGAAGCCCCATCAGGATTGAGAGGGAAGAGCTACGCAATTTGCATTTCTTCCCCCCGGAATACGGCC aaaaggcTGATGGGACTGCTGTGGACATCTTCTCCTTTGGGATGTGTGCACTGGAG ATGGCAGTGCTGGAGATCCAGACTAATGGGGACACACGAGTCTCAGAGGAGGCAATCGTGCGGGCACGACATTCTCTGGATGATCCCAACATGCGG GAGTTCATTCTGTCATGCTTGACCCTCAACCCAGACAAGCGACCAACAGCTAACAACCTGCTCTTCCACCGGGTTCTCTTTGAGGTCCATTCCCTCAAGCTACTGGCAGCACACTGCTTCATCAACAACCAGT ATCTGATGCCAGAGAATGTGGTAGAGGAGAAGATAAAGGAACTGGACCTCAACATGGTGATGGCAGAGATCCGGAGAGAGGGTCGGCCTGGAGCGCAGTGGAG GTACTCAGAGGTCTCCTTCCTTGAACTCGACAAATTCCTAGAAGACGTCAG GAATGGGATTTATCCCCTGATGAACTTCGCTGTTTCCAGACCCCACGCCCTCCCACGTGCActctcccagccccaggaggaCCCTCAGAAAGCCAAGACTCCCACCCCAGAGCCCTTTGATGTGGAGACCAGGAAG GTGGTGCAAATGCAGTGTAACATGGAGCTGAATGAAGACAAGACCCAGTGGCAT CTTACTCTTCTGCTGATCCTGGAGGACAAATTGCATCGACAGTTGAGCTACGACTTGCTGCCCA CTGATAACTCCAAGGACTTGGCCACAGAGCTGGTGCACTATGGATTCATCCATGAG gaCGACTGTGAAAAGCTGGCTAACTTCCTGGAAAACGCTTTCCACAAATACCGGTCTCCTCCCTTGTGA
- the NRBP2 gene encoding nuclear receptor-binding protein 2 isoform X4, translating into MVNQGNMPGIQSTFLAMDTEEGVEVVWNELLFTDKKAFKAHEEKIKTMFEQLVLVDHPNIVKLHKYWLDVKDSKARVIFITEYVSSGSLKQFLKKTKKNHKAMNARAWKRWCTQILSALSFLHSCEPPIIHGNLTSDTIFIQHNGLIKIGSVWHRVFANALPDDLRSPIRIEREELRNLHFFPPEYGQKADGTAVDIFSFGMCALEMAVLEIQTNGDTRVSEEAIVRARHSLDDPNMREFILSCLTLNPDKRPTANNLLFHRVLFEVHSLKLLAAHCFINNQYLMPENVVEEKIKELDLNMVMAEIRREGRPGAQWRYSEVSFLELDKFLEDVRNGIYPLMNFAVSRPHALPRALSQPQEDPQKAKTPTPEPFDVETRKVVQMQCNMELNEDKTQWHLTLLLILEDKLHRQLSYDLLPTDNSKDLATELVHYGFIHEDDCEKLANFLENAFHKYRSPPL; encoded by the exons ATG GTCAATCAGGGGAACATGCCAGGCATCCAGAGCACCTTCCTTGCCATGGACACAGAGGAGGGTGTGGAGGTGGTGTGGAATGAGCTGCTCTTCACTGACAAGAAGGCCTTTAAAGCACACGAG GAGAAGATCAAGACCATGTTCGAGCAGCTGGTGCTTGTGGATCACCCCAACATCGTAAAGCTTCACAAATACTGGCTGGATGTGAAAGACTCAAAGGCACGG GTCATCTTCATCACAGAATACGTGTCCTCTGGGAGCCTGAAACAGTTcctgaagaaaaccaagaaaaaccaCAAGGCCATGAATGCCAGG GCCTGGAAGCGCTGGTGCACTCAGATCCTGTCTGCTCTCAG TTTCCTGCACTCCTGTGAGCCTCCTATCATCCATGGCAACCTTACCAGCGACACCATTTTCATCCAGCACAATGGGCTCATAAAGATTGGTTCAG TCTGGCACAGGGTGTTTGCAAATG CCCTCCCAGACGACCTGCGAAGCCCCATCAGGATTGAGAGGGAAGAGCTACGCAATTTGCATTTCTTCCCCCCGGAATACGGCC aaaaggcTGATGGGACTGCTGTGGACATCTTCTCCTTTGGGATGTGTGCACTGGAG ATGGCAGTGCTGGAGATCCAGACTAATGGGGACACACGAGTCTCAGAGGAGGCAATCGTGCGGGCACGACATTCTCTGGATGATCCCAACATGCGG GAGTTCATTCTGTCATGCTTGACCCTCAACCCAGACAAGCGACCAACAGCTAACAACCTGCTCTTCCACCGGGTTCTCTTTGAGGTCCATTCCCTCAAGCTACTGGCAGCACACTGCTTCATCAACAACCAGT ATCTGATGCCAGAGAATGTGGTAGAGGAGAAGATAAAGGAACTGGACCTCAACATGGTGATGGCAGAGATCCGGAGAGAGGGTCGGCCTGGAGCGCAGTGGAG GTACTCAGAGGTCTCCTTCCTTGAACTCGACAAATTCCTAGAAGACGTCAG GAATGGGATTTATCCCCTGATGAACTTCGCTGTTTCCAGACCCCACGCCCTCCCACGTGCActctcccagccccaggaggaCCCTCAGAAAGCCAAGACTCCCACCCCAGAGCCCTTTGATGTGGAGACCAGGAAG GTGGTGCAAATGCAGTGTAACATGGAGCTGAATGAAGACAAGACCCAGTGGCAT CTTACTCTTCTGCTGATCCTGGAGGACAAATTGCATCGACAGTTGAGCTACGACTTGCTGCCCA CTGATAACTCCAAGGACTTGGCCACAGAGCTGGTGCACTATGGATTCATCCATGAG gaCGACTGTGAAAAGCTGGCTAACTTCCTGGAAAACGCTTTCCACAAATACCGGTCTCCTCCCTTGTGA